In one window of Tripterygium wilfordii isolate XIE 37 chromosome 1, ASM1340144v1, whole genome shotgun sequence DNA:
- the LOC120001885 gene encoding uncharacterized protein LOC120001885: protein MGHIQPNVVSFGHVKIRRRLYLRGQTGACILEIQHRFRTSYFEELRGFVSEQALQKILEEMDRAKIVGLDIQACRCIVRLVHGLPCVHEISLYAHEKWPIPLSSVDHFWKKLDFKPSELLEDDGLNCTIEIEQIVDQFQMKPRSGKIGLLRKLREIIKPSTSSLLEPKVIQNTRGRPSLRKKDKSTRRDPSAFEYVEASLKTSYVPHRHSCSSIGIGSSTISRRGRPVPSPIYVNQFPLTLRRYVVNVIDVTADGNCGFRAIAGLLGLEGGEFAWSSVRRDLIEEVRTFWEKYVSLFGSYERACYIHNALVFFETNKPAPMDCWMNMPDMRHLIASRYNIILHLISDVQSLTFLPLRSIPPLHAEHRAITIGYVNGNHFVKWFSYKYDCATAWATPYKKQLRDYEKLVLSINILQKNANKRTCLAPENLSNGMRWPPSFSDVSLSTDDV from the exons atGGGGCACATTCAACCAAATGTGGTCAGCTTTGGTCATGTCAAAATCAGA AGACGTTTGTATCTGCGTGGACAAACAGGTGCATGCATTTTGGAAATACAACATAGATTTCGAACATCATATTTCGAAGAGCTTAGAGGATTTGTGTCTGAACAAGCTTTACAAAAAATCTTAGAAGAGATGGATCGGGCAAAAATTGTTGGACTCGACATCCAAGCATGCAGATGTATTGTTCGGTTAGTTCATGGACTTCCTTGTGTACATGAGATATCATTATATGCACACGAAAAATGGCCAATTCCTTTATCTTCTGTTGATcatttttggaaaaaacttgactTCAAGCCAAGCGAGTTATTAGAAGATGATGGTCTCAACTGTACGATTGAGATAGAGCAAATTGTGGATCAGTTTCAAATGAAGCCACGGTCTGGTAAAATTGGACTATTGAGAAAGCTACGAGAGATAATCAAACCGTCCACTAGCTCACTTTTGGAACCAAAAGTCATACAAAATACACGTGGTCGACCCTCATTGAGGAAGAAGGATAAATCGACTCGTAGAGATCCCTCTGCATTTGAGTATGTGGAAGCTTCTTTGAAGACTTCATATGTACCTCATCGTCATAGTTGTTCATCAATTGGCATTGGATCATCAACTATATCAAGAAGAGGACGACCAGTTCCATCACCAATTTATGTCAACCAATTTCCTCTAACATTGAGAAGATACGTCGTGAATGTCATCGATGTAACAGCTGACGGTAATTGTGGGTTCAGAGCTATTGCTGGCTTGTTAGGTCTTGAAGGAGGTGAATTTGCTTGGTCTTCTGTTAGACGTGATTTAATTGAAGAGGTAAGGACATTTTGGGAAAAGTACGTATCTTTGTTTGGCAGTTATGAGCGGGCATGCTATATTCACAATGCGCTTGTATTTTTTGAGACAAATAAACCAGCACCAATGGACTGTTGGATGAATATGCCTGATATGAGACACCTTATCGCATCAAGGTACAACATCATCTTGCATCTCATAAGCGATGTACAATCTTTAACTTTTTTACCATTGCGATCCATCCCACCTCTACATGCAGAACATAGGGCCATCACTATTGGATATGTGAATGGTAACCACTTTGTTAAG TGGTTTTCATACAAGTATGATTGTGCAACAGCATGGGCGACACCATATAAGAAACAACTCCGTGATTATGAGAAACTTGTTCTTTCGATAAAT ATCTTGCAGAAGAATGCAAATAAGAGAACTTGTCTAGCACCAGAGAACTTGTCAAATGGTATGAGATGGCCACCATCCTTCTCCGATGTATCACTATCAACAGATGACGTATAA
- the LOC120000902 gene encoding protein TRIGALACTOSYLDIACYLGLYCEROL 4, chloroplastic isoform X2: MRKMRWTMDGAGGGGFWELDMSTPATLEGQARPVPGLGDPVPLPLGLSRGTRLSRPKQVDFLQRFMAAPFVPAFSAASDGLSLQRVLTIPFSQNWFATLLGQFNLQKFVYSLKQSGGESSGLRKFAHLLRDKSLYALGLYSEILLTPEATLLLGGDAYGDSNNTIRKKTVYHHKFPHHSLTMEATWPSLFVDKSGSYWDVPFTMAVDLASVGSDSNGTSYHLCMHHNSGMPKQFFGGENKSAVTAPAALLPGFSLKSAFLFKKNVDIWRSNAQKLRMVQPFDIFLSNPHISASGIIGAAVTASFGDIAVKSLAECDFEHYKGIHFSAPAVKSAFIADAFSSLSFTAQHGNFQRLLLDLTRLQTRLDFPSGSKFLSGAAHLTLELLNSKQPTIEAVQAICPNVTVSLQQQIAGPFSFRVDSGVAVNLKSRDWRIGVENPVFAIEYALQVLGSAKAVAWYSPKQQEFMVELRFFET; this comes from the exons ATGAGAAAGATGAGATGGACCATGGACGGTGCGGGGGGAGGAGGGTTTTGGGAGCTGGACATGTCCACTCCCGCGACCCTCGAAGGACAAGCCCGCCCTGTACCCGGGCTCGGAGACCCTGTCCCCCTCCCTCTCGGCCTTTCCCGAGGCACCCGCCTCTCCAGACCCAAGCAAGTCGATTTCCTGCAGCGTTTCATGGCAGCCCCTTTTGTCCCCGCCTTTTCCGCCGCCTCTGACGGACTCTCGCTCCAACGCGTCCTTACCATCCCCTTCTCCCAAAACTG GTTTGCTACTCTGCTTGGCCAGTTCAATTTACAGAAGTTCGTCTACTCTCTCAAACAATCTGGCGGAGAATCATCAGGGCTGCGGAAATTCGCGCATCTTCTCCGGGATAAATCGTTATACGCGCTTGGTTTATATTCGGAGATCTTATTGACCCCCGAAGCCACACTTCTTCTCGGTGGAGATGCATATGGCGACAGCAACAACACAATCCGTAAGAAAACCGTGTACCATCACAAG TTCCCGCATCACAGTTTGACTATGGAGGCTACTTGGCCCAGCCTATTTGTGGACAAGAGTGGGAGCTACTGGGATGTGCCTTTCACAATGGCAGTTGATTTGGCTTCAGTTGGTTCTGACTCTAATGGTACCAGTTATCATCTTTGTATGCACCATAATTCGGGAATGCCGAAGCAGTTCTTTGGAGGTGAAAACAAGTCTGCAGTTACTGCTCCTGCAGCTCTACTTCCTGGCTTCTCCCTCAAAAGCGCCTTTTTGTTTAAGAAGAATGTTGACATTTGGAGGAGTAATGCTCAGAAGTTGAGAATGGTACAGCCCTTTGACATTTTCCTCTCAAATCCTCACATTTCGGCATCTGGGATCATTG GTGCTGCTGTCACTGCCTCTTTTGGAGATATTGCTGTTAAATCGTTAGCAGAATGTGATTTTGAGCATTACAAAGGCATCCATTTCTCTGCTCCTGCTGTAAAATCTGCCTTTATTGCTGATGCATTCTCATCTTTGTCATTTACCGCTCAGCATGGGAACTTCCAAAGGCTATTATTAGACCTCACTCGATTACAGACTCGCCTGGATTTCCCTTCTGGTTCCAAGTTTCTCTCAGGTGCTGCACACTTAACACTGGAGCTTTTGAACTCCAAACAGCCCACTATTGAAGCAGTTCAGGCAATTTGCCCTAATGTGACTGTTTCTCTTCAGCAGCAG ATTGCTGGCCCTTTCAGTTTTAGAGTTGATTCAGGAGTTGCAGTCAATTTAAAGAGCAGAGACTGGCGTATTGGAGTGGAAAACCCAGTGTTTGCCATCGAATACGCATTGCAGGTCCTTGGATCGGCAAAGGCTGTTGCTTGGTATTCCCCAAAGCAACAAGAATTTATGGTAGAGCTTCGGTTTTTCGAAACTTAA
- the LOC120000902 gene encoding protein TRIGALACTOSYLDIACYLGLYCEROL 4, chloroplastic isoform X1 encodes MRKMRWTMDGAGGGGFWELDMSTPATLEGQARPVPGLGDPVPLPLGLSRGTRLSRPKQVDFLQRFMAAPFVPAFSAASDGLSLQRVLTIPFSQNWFATLLGQFNLQKFVYSLKQSGGESSGLRKFAHLLRDKSLYALGLYSEILLTPEATLLLGGDAYGDSNNTIRKKTVYHHKFPHHSLTMEATWPSLFVDKSGSYWDVPFTMAVDLASVGSDSNGTSYHLCMHHNSGMPKQFFGGENKSAVTAPAALLPGFSLKSAFLFKKNVDIWRSNAQKLRMVQPFDIFLSNPHISASGIIGAAVTASFGDIAVKSLAECDFEHYKGIHFSAPAVKSAFIADAFSSLSFTAQHGNFQRLLLDLTRLQTRLDFPSGSKFLSGAAHLTLELLNSKQPTIEAVQAICPNVTVSLQQQFSVYLSQIAGPFSFRVDSGVAVNLKSRDWRIGVENPVFAIEYALQVLGSAKAVAWYSPKQQEFMVELRFFET; translated from the exons ATGAGAAAGATGAGATGGACCATGGACGGTGCGGGGGGAGGAGGGTTTTGGGAGCTGGACATGTCCACTCCCGCGACCCTCGAAGGACAAGCCCGCCCTGTACCCGGGCTCGGAGACCCTGTCCCCCTCCCTCTCGGCCTTTCCCGAGGCACCCGCCTCTCCAGACCCAAGCAAGTCGATTTCCTGCAGCGTTTCATGGCAGCCCCTTTTGTCCCCGCCTTTTCCGCCGCCTCTGACGGACTCTCGCTCCAACGCGTCCTTACCATCCCCTTCTCCCAAAACTG GTTTGCTACTCTGCTTGGCCAGTTCAATTTACAGAAGTTCGTCTACTCTCTCAAACAATCTGGCGGAGAATCATCAGGGCTGCGGAAATTCGCGCATCTTCTCCGGGATAAATCGTTATACGCGCTTGGTTTATATTCGGAGATCTTATTGACCCCCGAAGCCACACTTCTTCTCGGTGGAGATGCATATGGCGACAGCAACAACACAATCCGTAAGAAAACCGTGTACCATCACAAG TTCCCGCATCACAGTTTGACTATGGAGGCTACTTGGCCCAGCCTATTTGTGGACAAGAGTGGGAGCTACTGGGATGTGCCTTTCACAATGGCAGTTGATTTGGCTTCAGTTGGTTCTGACTCTAATGGTACCAGTTATCATCTTTGTATGCACCATAATTCGGGAATGCCGAAGCAGTTCTTTGGAGGTGAAAACAAGTCTGCAGTTACTGCTCCTGCAGCTCTACTTCCTGGCTTCTCCCTCAAAAGCGCCTTTTTGTTTAAGAAGAATGTTGACATTTGGAGGAGTAATGCTCAGAAGTTGAGAATGGTACAGCCCTTTGACATTTTCCTCTCAAATCCTCACATTTCGGCATCTGGGATCATTG GTGCTGCTGTCACTGCCTCTTTTGGAGATATTGCTGTTAAATCGTTAGCAGAATGTGATTTTGAGCATTACAAAGGCATCCATTTCTCTGCTCCTGCTGTAAAATCTGCCTTTATTGCTGATGCATTCTCATCTTTGTCATTTACCGCTCAGCATGGGAACTTCCAAAGGCTATTATTAGACCTCACTCGATTACAGACTCGCCTGGATTTCCCTTCTGGTTCCAAGTTTCTCTCAGGTGCTGCACACTTAACACTGGAGCTTTTGAACTCCAAACAGCCCACTATTGAAGCAGTTCAGGCAATTTGCCCTAATGTGACTGTTTCTCTTCAGCAGCAG TTTTCCGTATACCTGTCACAGATTGCTGGCCCTTTCAGTTTTAGAGTTGATTCAGGAGTTGCAGTCAATTTAAAGAGCAGAGACTGGCGTATTGGAGTGGAAAACCCAGTGTTTGCCATCGAATACGCATTGCAGGTCCTTGGATCGGCAAAGGCTGTTGCTTGGTATTCCCCAAAGCAACAAGAATTTATGGTAGAGCTTCGGTTTTTCGAAACTTAA
- the LOC120001114 gene encoding protein ACTIVITY OF BC1 COMPLEX KINASE 3, chloroplastic isoform X1, translated as MTVFATGGHWCLSWPVARPKRGSFQKEGVKLLPNRRLRARAALVEIKPSIRDSSAASQIVDGVDRANDLQAEAKAMARSSNAPVYIPDMLAAKYSVQPITVLKRSVDILVSLGSFGLKLLLDQRNGVLDQKRRLRAVELRQEFTRLGPTFVKLGQALSTRPDICPPEYLEELSELQDALPTFPDAEAFSCIERELGLPLDSIYSSISPSPIAAASLGQVYKAQLRYSRQVVAVKVQRPGIEEAIGLDFYLIRGLGFLINNYVDIITTDVVALLDEFARRVYQELNYVQEGQNARRFKKLYADKEDVFVPDIFWDYTSAKVLTMEWVDGLKLNEQDAIESQGLKVLDLVNTGIQCSLRQLLEYGYFHADPHPGNLLATPEGKLAFLDFGMMSETPEEARFAIIGHVVHMVNRDYEAMARDYYALDFLSPDVDVSPIVPALRNFFDDALNSTVSELNFKTIVDGLGAVLYRYPFNVPAYYALILRSLTVLEGLALYADPNFKVLAASYPYFAKRLLTDPNPYLRDALVELLFKDGKFRWNRLENLLVQGKKDRDFSANDALQPVLKLLLGPDGEELRTLVIKEAIRVTEAVVVTTVVDTYNFIPELMRTLIFSANATGPLMMGDTELQSMIELREQVYRIWGLLQSSENFDPLLLQPVLQVLQQPEARSLGGRVIGGITQRLAARLLQQVLRTPATGSTAS; from the exons ATGACTGTCTTCGCAACCGGCGGTCACTGGTGTCTTTCATGGCCGGTCGCGCGGCCAAAGAGGGGCAGTTTTCAGAAAGAAGGCGTCAAATTGTTACCTAATCGGAGATTAAGGGCAAGAGCTGCTCTGGTTGAAATAAAGCCATCGATTAGAGATAGCTCTGCAGCCTCGCAAATAGTTGACGGAGTGGATCGAGCAAATGATCTACAAGCGGAAGCAAAGGCCATGGCCCGCTCCTCCAATGCCCCCGTTTACATCCCGGACATGCTTGCAGCTAAATACAGCGTTCAACCTATCACG GTATTGAAGAGGAGTGTGGACATTTTGGTATCTCTTGGTTCCTTTGGCCTGAAGCTGTTACTGGACCAGAGAAATGGAGTATTAGATCAAAAAAGGAGACTCCGTGCAGTTGAGCTAAGGCAGGAATTCACTCGTTTGGGCCCTACTTTTGTGAAATTAGGGCAGGCCTTGTCGACCAGACCTGACATCTGCCCACCAGAATATCTAGAGGAGCTCTCTGAGCTGCAGGATGCGCTGCCAACATTCCCAGATGCTGAGGCATTTTCTTGCATTGAGAGAGAGTTGGGACTGCCCCTTGACTCCATATATTCCTCCATATCTCCTTCTCCAATCGCTGCTGCTAGTTTGGGCCAAGTTTACAAAGCTCAGCTTAGGTACTCGAGGCAGGTTGTTGCTGTCAAGGTCCAGCGCCCTGGTATTGAAGAAGCTATTGGACTCGACTTTTATCTCATAAGAGGTCTTGGCTTCCTTATCAATAATTATGTTGACATCATCACCACTGATGTTGTGGCCCTTCTTGATGAGTTTGCACGAAGAGTTTATCAAGAGCTCAACTATGTCCAG GAGGGACAGAATGCGAGGAGGTTTAAAAAGTTGTATGCTGACAAGGAAGATGTCTTTGTGCCAGATATCTTCTGGGATTATACCAGTGCCAAAGTGTTGACAATGGAGTGGGTTGATGGATTAAAGTTAAACGAGCAAGATGCCATTGAGAGCCAAGGCTTGAAGGTCTTGGATCTGGTGAACACAGGAATACAATGCAGCCTCAGGCAGCTGCTTGAGTACGGATATTTCCATGCAGATCCTCATCCTGGTAACCTCTTAGCCACACCTGAGGGAAAGTTAGCTTTTCTTGATTTTGGAATGATGAGTGAGACCCCAGAAGAAGCTAGATTTGCTATAATTGGTCATGTTGTTCATATGGTCAATCGGGATTATGAGGCTATGGCTCGTGATTACTATGCTCTAGATTTCTTGTCACCTGATGTAGATGTTTCTCCAATTGTACCAGCGCTGCGTAACTTCTTTGATGATGCGCTTAATTCTACTGTGAGTGAACTTAACTTTAAAACAATAGTGGATGGGCTGGGTGCTGTTCTCTATCGATATCCATTTAATG TTCCAGCTTATTATGCGTTGATACTGAGATCACTTACTGTACTAGAAGGTTTGGCCCTTTATGCTGATCCCAACTTCAAGGTCCTGGCTGCTTCATATCCTTATTTTGCTAAAAGGCTTCTCACTGATCCCAATCCCTATCTCAGAGATGCTCTTGTTGAGTTGCTTTTCAAGGATGGAAAATTTAG GTGGAATAGACTTGAAAACCTCCTTGTTCAGGGCAAAAAAGATAGAGATTTCTCTGCAAATGACGCTCTACAGCCTGTTTTAAAGCTATTATTGGGTCCAGATGGTGAAGAGCTTAGGACATTGGTTATTAAGGAGGCTATCCGTGTCACAGAAGCTGTTGTCGTAACTACTGTTGTTGATACATACAATTTCATCCCCGAACTTATGAGAACTCTAATATTTAGTGCCAATGCAACTGGACCTCTTATGATGGGGGATACTGAACTACAAAGCATGATAGAGCTTCGTGAACAAGTGTATAGGATCTGGGGGCTGTTGCAAtcttctgaaaattttgacCCTTTGCTATTGCAGCCGGTTTTACAG GTTCTTCAGCAACCCGAAGCACGCAGTTTAGGGGGACGTGTGATTGGTGGAATCACCCAACGGCTTGCTGCACGCTTGTTGCAACAAGTTCTTCGAACTCCTGCAACAGGTTCGACTGCCTCGTAG
- the LOC120000902 gene encoding protein TRIGALACTOSYLDIACYLGLYCEROL 4, chloroplastic isoform X3: MRKMRWTMDGAGGGGFWELDMSTPATLEGQARPVPGLGDPVPLPLGLSRGTRLSRPKQVDFLQRFMAAPFVPAFSAASDGLSLQRVLTIPFSQNWFATLLGQFNLQKFVYSLKQSGGESSGLRKFAHLLRDKSLYALGLYSEILLTPEATLLLGGDAYGDSNNTIRKKTVYHHKFPHHSLTMEATWPSLFVDKSGSYWDVPFTMAVDLASVGSDSNGTSYHLCMHHNSGMPKQFFGGENKSAVTAPAALLPGFSLKSAFLFKKNVDIWRSNAQKLRMVQPFDIFLSNPHISASGIIGAAVTASFGDIAVKSLAECDFEHYKGIHFSAPAVKSAFIADAFSSLSFTAQHGNFQRLLLDLTRLQTRLDFPSGSKFLSGAAHLTLELLNSKQPTIEAVQAICPNVTVSLQQQV; this comes from the exons ATGAGAAAGATGAGATGGACCATGGACGGTGCGGGGGGAGGAGGGTTTTGGGAGCTGGACATGTCCACTCCCGCGACCCTCGAAGGACAAGCCCGCCCTGTACCCGGGCTCGGAGACCCTGTCCCCCTCCCTCTCGGCCTTTCCCGAGGCACCCGCCTCTCCAGACCCAAGCAAGTCGATTTCCTGCAGCGTTTCATGGCAGCCCCTTTTGTCCCCGCCTTTTCCGCCGCCTCTGACGGACTCTCGCTCCAACGCGTCCTTACCATCCCCTTCTCCCAAAACTG GTTTGCTACTCTGCTTGGCCAGTTCAATTTACAGAAGTTCGTCTACTCTCTCAAACAATCTGGCGGAGAATCATCAGGGCTGCGGAAATTCGCGCATCTTCTCCGGGATAAATCGTTATACGCGCTTGGTTTATATTCGGAGATCTTATTGACCCCCGAAGCCACACTTCTTCTCGGTGGAGATGCATATGGCGACAGCAACAACACAATCCGTAAGAAAACCGTGTACCATCACAAG TTCCCGCATCACAGTTTGACTATGGAGGCTACTTGGCCCAGCCTATTTGTGGACAAGAGTGGGAGCTACTGGGATGTGCCTTTCACAATGGCAGTTGATTTGGCTTCAGTTGGTTCTGACTCTAATGGTACCAGTTATCATCTTTGTATGCACCATAATTCGGGAATGCCGAAGCAGTTCTTTGGAGGTGAAAACAAGTCTGCAGTTACTGCTCCTGCAGCTCTACTTCCTGGCTTCTCCCTCAAAAGCGCCTTTTTGTTTAAGAAGAATGTTGACATTTGGAGGAGTAATGCTCAGAAGTTGAGAATGGTACAGCCCTTTGACATTTTCCTCTCAAATCCTCACATTTCGGCATCTGGGATCATTG GTGCTGCTGTCACTGCCTCTTTTGGAGATATTGCTGTTAAATCGTTAGCAGAATGTGATTTTGAGCATTACAAAGGCATCCATTTCTCTGCTCCTGCTGTAAAATCTGCCTTTATTGCTGATGCATTCTCATCTTTGTCATTTACCGCTCAGCATGGGAACTTCCAAAGGCTATTATTAGACCTCACTCGATTACAGACTCGCCTGGATTTCCCTTCTGGTTCCAAGTTTCTCTCAGGTGCTGCACACTTAACACTGGAGCTTTTGAACTCCAAACAGCCCACTATTGAAGCAGTTCAGGCAATTTGCCCTAATGTGACTGTTTCTCTTCAGCAGCAG GTTTAA
- the LOC120001114 gene encoding protein ACTIVITY OF BC1 COMPLEX KINASE 3, chloroplastic isoform X2, with translation MTVFATGGHWCLSWPVARPKRGSFQKEGVKLLPNRRLRARAALVEIKPSIRDSSAASQIVDGVDRANDLQAEAKAMARSSNAPVYIPDMLAAKYSVQPITVLKRSVDILVSLGSFGLKLLLDQRNGVLDQKRRLRAVELRQEFTRLGPTFVKLGQALSTRPDICPPEYLEELSELQDALPTFPDAEAFSCIERELGLPLDSIYSSISPSPIAAASLGQVYKAQLRYSRQVVAVKVQRPGIEEAIGLDFYLIRGLGFLINNYVDIITTDVVALLDEFARRVYQELNYVQEGQNARRFKKLYADKEDVFVPDIFWDYTSAKVLTMEWVDGLKLNEQDAIESQGLKVLDLVNTGIQCSLRQLLEYGYFHADPHPALRNFFDDALNSTVSELNFKTIVDGLGAVLYRYPFNVPAYYALILRSLTVLEGLALYADPNFKVLAASYPYFAKRLLTDPNPYLRDALVELLFKDGKFRWNRLENLLVQGKKDRDFSANDALQPVLKLLLGPDGEELRTLVIKEAIRVTEAVVVTTVVDTYNFIPELMRTLIFSANATGPLMMGDTELQSMIELREQVYRIWGLLQSSENFDPLLLQPVLQVLQQPEARSLGGRVIGGITQRLAARLLQQVLRTPATGSTAS, from the exons ATGACTGTCTTCGCAACCGGCGGTCACTGGTGTCTTTCATGGCCGGTCGCGCGGCCAAAGAGGGGCAGTTTTCAGAAAGAAGGCGTCAAATTGTTACCTAATCGGAGATTAAGGGCAAGAGCTGCTCTGGTTGAAATAAAGCCATCGATTAGAGATAGCTCTGCAGCCTCGCAAATAGTTGACGGAGTGGATCGAGCAAATGATCTACAAGCGGAAGCAAAGGCCATGGCCCGCTCCTCCAATGCCCCCGTTTACATCCCGGACATGCTTGCAGCTAAATACAGCGTTCAACCTATCACG GTATTGAAGAGGAGTGTGGACATTTTGGTATCTCTTGGTTCCTTTGGCCTGAAGCTGTTACTGGACCAGAGAAATGGAGTATTAGATCAAAAAAGGAGACTCCGTGCAGTTGAGCTAAGGCAGGAATTCACTCGTTTGGGCCCTACTTTTGTGAAATTAGGGCAGGCCTTGTCGACCAGACCTGACATCTGCCCACCAGAATATCTAGAGGAGCTCTCTGAGCTGCAGGATGCGCTGCCAACATTCCCAGATGCTGAGGCATTTTCTTGCATTGAGAGAGAGTTGGGACTGCCCCTTGACTCCATATATTCCTCCATATCTCCTTCTCCAATCGCTGCTGCTAGTTTGGGCCAAGTTTACAAAGCTCAGCTTAGGTACTCGAGGCAGGTTGTTGCTGTCAAGGTCCAGCGCCCTGGTATTGAAGAAGCTATTGGACTCGACTTTTATCTCATAAGAGGTCTTGGCTTCCTTATCAATAATTATGTTGACATCATCACCACTGATGTTGTGGCCCTTCTTGATGAGTTTGCACGAAGAGTTTATCAAGAGCTCAACTATGTCCAG GAGGGACAGAATGCGAGGAGGTTTAAAAAGTTGTATGCTGACAAGGAAGATGTCTTTGTGCCAGATATCTTCTGGGATTATACCAGTGCCAAAGTGTTGACAATGGAGTGGGTTGATGGATTAAAGTTAAACGAGCAAGATGCCATTGAGAGCCAAGGCTTGAAGGTCTTGGATCTGGTGAACACAGGAATACAATGCAGCCTCAGGCAGCTGCTTGAGTACGGATATTTCCATGCAGATCCTCATCCTG CGCTGCGTAACTTCTTTGATGATGCGCTTAATTCTACTGTGAGTGAACTTAACTTTAAAACAATAGTGGATGGGCTGGGTGCTGTTCTCTATCGATATCCATTTAATG TTCCAGCTTATTATGCGTTGATACTGAGATCACTTACTGTACTAGAAGGTTTGGCCCTTTATGCTGATCCCAACTTCAAGGTCCTGGCTGCTTCATATCCTTATTTTGCTAAAAGGCTTCTCACTGATCCCAATCCCTATCTCAGAGATGCTCTTGTTGAGTTGCTTTTCAAGGATGGAAAATTTAG GTGGAATAGACTTGAAAACCTCCTTGTTCAGGGCAAAAAAGATAGAGATTTCTCTGCAAATGACGCTCTACAGCCTGTTTTAAAGCTATTATTGGGTCCAGATGGTGAAGAGCTTAGGACATTGGTTATTAAGGAGGCTATCCGTGTCACAGAAGCTGTTGTCGTAACTACTGTTGTTGATACATACAATTTCATCCCCGAACTTATGAGAACTCTAATATTTAGTGCCAATGCAACTGGACCTCTTATGATGGGGGATACTGAACTACAAAGCATGATAGAGCTTCGTGAACAAGTGTATAGGATCTGGGGGCTGTTGCAAtcttctgaaaattttgacCCTTTGCTATTGCAGCCGGTTTTACAG GTTCTTCAGCAACCCGAAGCACGCAGTTTAGGGGGACGTGTGATTGGTGGAATCACCCAACGGCTTGCTGCACGCTTGTTGCAACAAGTTCTTCGAACTCCTGCAACAGGTTCGACTGCCTCGTAG